The Pecten maximus unplaced genomic scaffold, xPecMax1.1, whole genome shotgun sequence genome window below encodes:
- the LOC117320030 gene encoding uncharacterized protein LOC117320030, which produces MCNLIDVEKMAADQVDDVLQAISRNIVTVSRQLTQENPNRLQLRNVLQGSKANFGRISTFLSGNHAANIQQSLDELLQLIERTIPTNAAASSADNPDHYDLDGALEHARNRMRSRGRPSFDINIEDIKAGLQSGFTAKDIGKQLGCSADTVYKKMKAAGLSVRGEKYAALDDQLLDQYVAEIHHDHPKAGNEMVSGYLKARGFQVQRQRVRESLTRVDPPAAAQRWSYAISRRTYRVPVPNSLWHMDGHMRLIRWGMVTHGCIDGYSRLVTFLRCSTNNRSSTVLDLFVSAVMKYGLPSRVRSDHGGENVQVALFMNLVRDSSSRNNHITGRSVHNQRIERLWRDVQTEVGDSFYQLFHDMEDRGILDPSNDCHLCALQLVFVPEVNRQLQNFREAWNKHRVRTESRRTPEQLWTLGMLGDTDGHTAVRENAESRLFARSRE; this is translated from the exons ATGTGCAACCTCATTGATGTTGAAAAAATGGCGGCAGATCAGGTAGATGATGTTTTGCAAGCGATTTCGCGCAATATTGTCACGGTATCGAGACAATTGACACAGGAAAATCCAAACAGACTTCAACTCCGTAACGTTCTTCAAGGATCTAAAGCAAATTTTGGGCGTATCTCAACATTTTTGTCGGGAAACCATGCggccaacatacaacagtcgtTGGACGAATTGCTTCAGCTAATTGAAAGGACAATCCCCACGAACGCAGCAGCATCCTCTGCGGACAATCCTGACCACTACGACTTAGACG GTGCACTTGAACATGCTAGAAATCGAATGCGTAGTCGAGGTCGGCCTTCGTTCGACATAAACATTGAGGATATAAAGGCGGGGCTGCAAAGTGGGTTTACAGCAAAGGATATTGGTAAGCAGCTAGGATGTTCAGCAGACACAGTTTACAAGAAAATGAAGGCAGCAGGCTTGAGCGTTCGAGGGGAAAAGTATGCTGCACTGGATGACCAATTGCTTGACCAATATGTTGCGGAAATCCATCATGATCATCCCAAGGCTGGGAACGAG ATGGTGAGTGGATACCTGAAGGCCAGAGGTTTTCAAGTACAGAGGCAGCGAGTACGAGAATCACTTACTCGAGTAGATCCTCCTGCAGCAGCACAGCGATGGAGCTATGCCATTTCAAGAAGAACGTATAGAGTACCTGTGCCTAACAGCCTGTGGCACATGGATGGTCATATGCGACTTATAAG ATGGGGCATGGTTACTCATGGCTGTATTGACGGCTATTCAAGATTGGTGACATTTTTAAGATGTAGTACCAACAACAGGTCGTCAACAGTGTTGGACCTCTTTGTATCAGCTGTTATGAAGTATGGCTTACCATCACGTGTCAGGTCTGATCATGGTGGAGAAAACGTGCAGGTAGCCCTTTTCATGAACTTGGTTAGGGATAGCTCATCAAGGAATAACCACATCACAGGCAGGTCCGTACACAACCAAAGGATCGAACGATTGTGGAGGGATGTTCAGACAGAAGTTGGGGATAGTTTTTACCAGCTATTCCACGATATGGAAGACAGAGGAATTCTGGATCCTTCTAATGATTGCCATCTCTGTGCACTACAGCTTGTGTTTGTGCCAGAGGTCAACAGACAGCTTCAGAACTTCAGGGAGGCTTGGAATAAGCACAGAGTCCGGACAGAGTCTAGAAGGACTCCGGAACAGTTGTGGACACTTGGAATGCTTGGTGACACTGATGGTCATACAGCTGTCAGAGAAAATGCAGAATCCAGACTCTTTGCAAGATCTAGAGAGTAA